A region from the Brassica napus cultivar Da-Ae chromosome C8, Da-Ae, whole genome shotgun sequence genome encodes:
- the LOC106372769 gene encoding uncharacterized protein LOC106372769, which translates to MQPVRRSSRLNRNTNSAHLSTQVPETAASSPRKNSRKSSQRRIRCTPPPEDSEPEVESLSEENSSEEEEDMQEEILPKETRYVNSRTAFQGLYQEKPDLLRPSKKPLSARFITQGARERYVRLKPRKFIHQQRLSLSDKNLHDVKKVVADAGLLYTVCDSDSFQPSIVREFVANLGDAEPRGDGVAVYVRGSLIEFSPSLINTIYCIPRCEEDSNWMDEKLDKVCTLLSGNRIKRWEDMSSKYLTVTNQVLYKLVCSNWIPTMSYTAMNAERLRFIYMLHLRKGFNFGKVIYNQIMRMAENTETEKKRRIILPTLIQQVILIQRNVPPDNSDEAESDFPKLVVKDKKAGLGSGADSKEPDLEEDIDQAISFLKGIRSRLRSKMSLRGGEYPIQREDEDTESG; encoded by the exons ATGCAACCGGTAAGGCGAAGCTCGCGACTAAATCGCAACACCAACTCAGCACACCTGTCTACACAGGTTCCTGAAACTGCCGCCTCCAGCCCTCGAAAAAACTCACGCAAATCCTCCCAACGCCGAATCAGATGCACTCCGCCTCCGGAGGACTCCGAACCCGAAGTGGAGTCTCTGTCCGAAGAGAACTCAtcggaagaggaggaagacaTGCAGGAAGAGATTCTTCCCAAAGAAACGCGATATGTAAACAGTCGAACTGCGTTCCAGGGTTTGTATCAAGAAAAACCAGATCTACTGCGACCATCAAAGAAACCTCTGTCAGCCCGATTCATAACTCAAGGGGCTAGAGAAAGGTATGTCAGACTCAAACCGAGAAAGTTCATTCACCAGCaacgtctctctctctcggatAAGAACCTCCATGATGTCAAGAAGGTCGTTGCTGATGCCGGGCTACTCTATACGGTCTGTGACTCTGATTCATTCCAGCCGTCTATAGTTCGTGAATTTGTGGCCAATTTAGGGGATGCTGAACCGCGGGGAGATGGGGTTGCAGTCTACGTACGAGGATCGTTGATAGAATTCTCTCCGAGTCTGATCAACACAATCTACTGCATTCCGCGCTGTGAGGAAGACTCTAACTGGATGGATGAGAAACTTGATAAAGTCTGCACCCTCCTCTCTGGGAACAGAATCAAGCGTTGGGAAGACATGAGCTCGAAATACTTGACAGTCACAAATCAAGTGTTGTACAAACTAGTGTGCTCAAACTGGATCCCAACGATGAGCTACACAGCCATGAATGCTGAACGTCTCCGATTCATCTACATGCTTCACCTTCGGAAAGGATTTAACTTCGGGAAGGTCATCTACAACCAGATTATGAGAATGGCTGAGAACACCGAgactgaaaagaaaagaaggatCATCTTGCCCACCTTAATCCAGCAAGTCATCCTTATTCAGCGCAATGTACCTCCAGACAACAGTGATGAAGCGGAGTCAGACTTTCCTAAGCTGGTTGTCAAGGACAAGAAAGCCGGTCTTGGCTCTGGAGCGGATTCGAAGGAACCTGATCTCGAAGAAGACATTGACCAAGCGATCTCCTTCCTCAAAGGAATTCGCAGCAGGCTCAGGAGTAAGATGTCTTTGCGGG GGGGAGAATATCCAATCCAAAGGGAGGATGAAGACACAGAGAGTGGCTAA